Proteins from a genomic interval of Macaca thibetana thibetana isolate TM-01 chromosome 17, ASM2454274v1, whole genome shotgun sequence:
- the LOC126940768 gene encoding coiled-coil-helix-coiled-coil-helix domain-containing protein 2-like → MLRGSRSLTSRMTPLVSRAPQMRIAPRPAPAAKPPAAAPPSAVGCPAAAPQQPGLMAQMATTAAGVAVGSAVGHTLGHTLTGGFSGGSNAEPARPDITYQEPQGAQLVQQQQPFFYAIKQVLECAENQDDIKLCEGFNEVLKQC, encoded by the coding sequence ATGCTGCGTGGAAGCCGAAGCTTGACCTCCCGCATGACCCCTCTGGTCAGCCGGGCCCCTCAGATGAGAATTGCACCCAGGCCAGCACCAGCCGCTAAGCCGCCAGCAGCGGCACCCCCATCTGCAGTTGGCTGTCCTGCTGCTGCGCCTCAGCAGCCAGGTCTGATGGCCCAGATGGCAACCACTGCAGCTGGCGTGGCTGTGGGCTCTGCTGTCGGGCACACACTGGGTCACACCCTTACTGGGGGATTTAGTGGAGGAAGTAATGCTGAGCCTGCGAGACCTGACATTACTTACCAGGAGCCTCAGGGAGCCCAGCTggtacagcagcagcagccttTCTTCTATGCAATCAAACAGGTTTTGGAGTGTGCCGAGAACCAGGATGACATCAAGCTCTGTGAGGGTTTCAATGAGGTGCTGAAACAGTGCTGA